One Cryptosporangium aurantiacum DNA window includes the following coding sequences:
- a CDS encoding P1 family peptidase, with the protein MTVNSAARRAPHLPSDGRGNESQPLTIVSNKPGIPIEFDFPGVEIGTAEYAEGPTGCTLVYVPAGARTAVDERGGAIGASGRYGYNHGILLSGGSSHGLQAAAGVTAELLQRGGNQTGFDQLPLISGAVVYDFPARGNAIHPDVELGRAALRAAVPGRAASGRVGAGVSATVGKLDHDRSEYAGQGVAFRRLGDIRVLVVTIVNAVGVVVDRDGSIVRGNWDRASGERRLPVVDYERALAAGRMPAIPSGNTTITAVVTNVRLNDIELNQFAKQVHSSMHRAIQPFHTAVDGDILFALTTDEVSLGAEEASVHGTYTVTPTALGAVASEVAWDAVLASAK; encoded by the coding sequence GTGACCGTCAACTCCGCTGCACGCCGGGCACCGCACCTGCCCTCCGACGGCCGGGGAAACGAGAGCCAGCCGCTCACGATCGTGTCGAACAAGCCCGGGATCCCGATCGAGTTCGACTTCCCCGGCGTCGAGATCGGCACCGCCGAGTACGCCGAGGGGCCGACCGGCTGCACGCTGGTGTACGTGCCCGCCGGCGCCCGGACCGCGGTCGACGAACGCGGCGGAGCGATCGGCGCCAGCGGCCGGTATGGCTACAACCACGGGATCCTGCTGTCCGGTGGGTCCTCGCACGGGCTGCAGGCCGCCGCGGGCGTCACCGCCGAGCTGCTGCAGCGCGGGGGAAACCAGACCGGGTTCGATCAGCTTCCGCTGATCTCCGGCGCGGTCGTCTACGACTTCCCCGCGCGCGGCAACGCGATTCATCCGGACGTCGAGCTCGGCCGCGCCGCACTGCGGGCGGCGGTGCCGGGCCGGGCGGCGTCCGGACGGGTGGGCGCCGGGGTGAGCGCCACGGTCGGCAAACTCGATCACGACCGATCCGAGTACGCCGGGCAGGGGGTCGCGTTCCGCCGGCTCGGCGACATCCGGGTGCTGGTCGTGACGATCGTCAACGCGGTCGGCGTCGTCGTCGACCGGGACGGTTCGATCGTGCGCGGGAACTGGGACCGGGCGAGCGGAGAGCGGCGGCTGCCGGTCGTCGACTACGAGCGGGCGCTGGCCGCGGGGCGCATGCCCGCGATCCCGTCGGGCAACACGACGATCACCGCGGTCGTGACGAACGTGCGGCTCAACGACATCGAGCTGAACCAGTTCGCGAAGCAGGTACACAGCTCGATGCACCGGGCGATCCAGCCGTTCCACACCGCGGTCGACGGCGACATCCTGTTCGCGCTCACCACCGACGAGGTGTCGCTGGGCGCCGAGGAGGCCTCCGTCCACGGCACGTACACGGTCACCCCGACCGCGCTCGGCGCGGTGGCGTCCGAGGTGGCCTGGGACGCAGTCTTGGCGTCTGCCAAATGA